In Qipengyuania psychrotolerans, one DNA window encodes the following:
- a CDS encoding type II secretion system F family protein translates to MIELAASSPVIRSLVLIFLFAVVVGGIIIVVNGLEARRRASRQIARFESKAVTPGARGLVRDEQQSRWSQIAQRIEDTGLNLSDSNNLKLEKSLRMAGYRGKSAARIYTLVRLTLVFVLPGIYLAMVSFNPDPPEPLMIYLYCSILAVLGLYFPNLYIRAKADRRKTEIINGFPDVLDLVLVCVEAGLGLEASLDRVGREMLNSHPLIAEMLIETGLMTRAGASREMALRNLADLSGVDEIRSFATLLIQSDKLGTSISDTLRVYANEMREARRMRAEEKAHRIPVLISIPLVACMLPTMIGVLILPAAIGFIRDVAPGLAGGG, encoded by the coding sequence ATGATCGAACTCGCAGCATCCAGTCCGGTCATCAGATCTCTCGTTTTGATCTTCCTGTTCGCAGTCGTTGTGGGCGGGATCATAATCGTCGTGAATGGCCTGGAGGCCAGGCGCCGTGCTTCGCGTCAGATTGCGCGTTTCGAAAGCAAAGCTGTTACGCCAGGCGCCCGTGGGCTTGTCCGGGATGAGCAGCAAAGCAGATGGTCCCAGATTGCTCAAAGGATCGAGGATACCGGCCTAAATCTCTCCGACTCAAACAACCTGAAGCTTGAAAAAAGCCTCAGGATGGCAGGGTATCGAGGCAAGAGCGCAGCCCGGATATACACCCTGGTTCGGCTGACGTTGGTCTTCGTCCTGCCAGGTATCTACCTGGCAATGGTCTCCTTCAATCCCGACCCGCCTGAACCTCTGATGATATACCTGTACTGCTCAATCTTGGCGGTACTCGGCCTTTACTTCCCGAACCTTTATATTCGCGCCAAGGCGGATCGGCGGAAGACAGAGATTATCAATGGCTTCCCGGATGTGCTGGACTTGGTCCTGGTATGTGTAGAGGCCGGCTTGGGGCTTGAAGCCTCGCTTGACCGTGTGGGCCGCGAGATGCTGAACTCGCATCCGCTGATCGCGGAAATGTTGATCGAAACGGGCCTGATGACCCGTGCAGGTGCGTCGCGCGAAATGGCCTTGCGGAATCTAGCAGATCTGTCGGGCGTGGATGAAATTCGATCGTTTGCCACTTTGCTGATCCAGTCGGACAAGCTTGGCACGAGTATCTCCGACACGCTTCGCGTCTACGCCAACGAAATGCGCGAAGCGCGGCGAATGCGAGCAGAAGAGAAAGCCCACCGGATCCCGGTTTTGATATCGATTCCGCTGGTTGCCTGCATGTTGCCGACAATGATCGGGGTCTTGATACTGCCGGCCGCGATAGGATTCATTCGCGACGTAGCGCCAGGTTTGGCTGGAGGAGGATAA
- the groES gene encoding co-chaperone GroES, whose translation MAFRPLHDRVLVRRIEAEEKTAGGIIIPDSAKEKPSEGEVVSVGNGSKAEDGTVTPLDVKAGDRVLFGKWSGTEVKLDGEDLLIMKESDIMGIIG comes from the coding sequence ATGGCATTTCGTCCGTTGCACGACCGAGTCCTCGTGCGCCGCATCGAAGCAGAAGAAAAGACCGCCGGCGGGATCATCATTCCCGACAGCGCCAAGGAAAAGCCGAGCGAAGGCGAAGTCGTCTCCGTTGGTAACGGCTCCAAGGCTGAAGACGGCACCGTCACCCCGCTCGACGTCAAGGCTGGCGACCGCGTGCTGTTCGGCAAGTGGTCGGGCACCGAGGTCAAGCTGGACGGCGAAGACCTGCTGATCATGAAGGAAAGCGACATCATGGGGATCATCGGCTGA
- the groL gene encoding chaperonin GroEL (60 kDa chaperone family; promotes refolding of misfolded polypeptides especially under stressful conditions; forms two stacked rings of heptamers to form a barrel-shaped 14mer; ends can be capped by GroES; misfolded proteins enter the barrel where they are refolded when GroES binds) — translation MAAKDVKFGRDAREGILRGVDILANAVKVTLGPKGRNVVIDKSFGAPRITKDGVTVAKEIELKDKYENMGAQMLREVASKTNDLAGDGTTTATVLGQAIVREGMKSVAAGMNPMDLKRGIDLAVSKVVEDLKNRSKDVSGSQEIAQVGIISANGDREVGEKIAEAMEKVGKEGVITVDESKGLEFELETVEGMQFDRGYLSPYFITNPDKMTVELENPYILIFEKKLSNLQAMLPILEAAVQSGRPLLIIAEDIEGEALATLVVNKLRGGLKVAAVKAPGFGDRRKAMLQDIAILTKGEMISEDLGIKLENVTLGMLGEAKRVTIDKDNTTIVDGAGDEADIKARVSEIRTQIDNTSSDYDKEKLQERLAKLAGGVAVIKVGGASEVEVKERKDRVDDALHATRAAVEEGIVPGGGTALLYATKALDGLKGENDDQTRGIDIVRKAIIAPVRQIATNAGHDGAVVSGNLLREGDETQGFNAATDTYENLVNAGVIDPTKVVRVALQDAASVAGLLITTEAAISEIPEDKSSGGGMPDMGGMGGMGGMGF, via the coding sequence ATGGCTGCCAAGGACGTAAAGTTCGGCCGTGACGCGCGCGAAGGCATTCTGCGCGGCGTCGACATCCTCGCCAACGCCGTAAAGGTCACGCTAGGCCCCAAGGGCCGCAATGTCGTGATCGACAAGAGCTTCGGCGCACCCCGCATCACCAAGGACGGCGTTACCGTCGCCAAGGAAATCGAACTCAAAGACAAGTACGAGAACATGGGCGCACAGATGCTGCGCGAAGTGGCCTCGAAGACCAACGATCTCGCCGGTGACGGCACCACCACGGCAACCGTGCTGGGTCAGGCCATCGTGCGCGAAGGCATGAAATCGGTCGCAGCGGGTATGAACCCAATGGACCTGAAGCGCGGCATCGACCTCGCTGTCAGCAAGGTCGTCGAAGACCTGAAGAACCGCTCCAAGGATGTTTCCGGAAGCCAGGAAATCGCCCAGGTCGGTATCATCTCAGCCAACGGCGACCGTGAAGTCGGTGAAAAGATTGCCGAAGCCATGGAGAAGGTCGGCAAAGAAGGTGTGATCACCGTCGACGAGAGCAAAGGTCTCGAATTCGAACTCGAAACCGTTGAAGGTATGCAGTTCGACCGCGGCTATCTCTCGCCCTACTTCATCACCAACCCCGACAAGATGACGGTTGAACTGGAGAATCCTTACATCCTGATCTTCGAAAAGAAGCTCAGCAATTTGCAAGCGATGCTCCCGATCCTCGAAGCAGCAGTCCAGTCGGGCCGTCCGCTTCTGATCATCGCTGAAGACATCGAAGGCGAAGCGCTAGCCACTCTCGTGGTCAACAAGCTGCGCGGCGGCCTCAAGGTTGCAGCGGTCAAGGCACCGGGTTTCGGCGATCGTCGCAAGGCCATGCTGCAGGACATCGCAATCCTGACCAAGGGCGAAATGATCAGCGAAGACCTCGGTATCAAGCTGGAAAACGTCACGCTGGGCATGCTCGGTGAAGCCAAGCGCGTCACCATCGACAAGGACAACACGACGATTGTCGATGGCGCCGGCGACGAAGCCGACATCAAGGCTCGCGTTTCGGAAATCCGCACTCAGATCGACAACACCAGCAGCGATTACGACAAGGAAAAGCTGCAGGAACGTCTCGCTAAGCTTGCTGGCGGTGTTGCCGTGATCAAGGTTGGCGGCGCATCCGAAGTCGAAGTGAAGGAACGCAAGGACCGTGTCGATGACGCGCTCCACGCAACCCGCGCTGCGGTTGAAGAAGGCATCGTCCCGGGCGGCGGTACGGCTCTGCTCTACGCCACCAAGGCTCTCGACGGCCTGAAGGGCGAGAACGACGACCAGACACGCGGTATCGACATCGTGCGTAAGGCGATCATTGCGCCAGTTCGCCAGATTGCAACCAACGCCGGACATGACGGCGCGGTCGTATCGGGCAACCTCTTGCGTGAAGGCGACGAGACGCAGGGCTTCAACGCTGCGACCGATACTTACGAAAATCTCGTGAATGCCGGTGTCATCGACCCGACCAAGGTCGTGCGCGTTGCGTTGCAGGATGCGGCCTCGGTTGCCGGTCTCCTGATCACCACCGAAGCAGCCATTTCGGAAATCCCGGAAGACAAATCGTCCGGCGGCGGCATGCCCGATATGGGCGGCATGGGCGGTATGGGCGGCATGGGCTTCTAA
- a CDS encoding CpaF family protein, with protein MWKIKVDEPAHHNTGSENAIDAISAEEEERILFGRKDERTEKMLALKLAIHRRLLDRLNLAMLDQAPVEQIKSQISAMLPELLADFDEPLNREEREKLVQELVDELLGLGPLEPLLADDTITDILVNGPDTVFVEKRGMLERVPTRFQDEKHLMRVIQKIVSAVGRRVDESSPFVDARLADGSRVNAIVAPLAIDGSLVSIRKFAKKPISVAKMIELGSVPEQMAPVLEAIVRSRRNVLISGGTGSGKTTLLNAMSSYIDEGERIVTIEDSAELQLQQDHVARLETRPPNIEGKGEVTQRDLVKNALRMRPDRIIVGEVRAGEAFDMLQAMNTGHDGSMTTVHANTARDALSRVEQMIGMSGIDITSKSSRAQIAAAINVVVQVGRLSDGRRKIKSLSELTGMEGETVTMQEIFRYKMTGRADDGAVQGHFEATGIRPKFLDEAEAHGISLPAELFRPDVKLG; from the coding sequence ATGTGGAAAATCAAGGTCGACGAACCCGCTCATCATAACACTGGATCTGAAAACGCCATCGATGCGATTTCGGCCGAGGAAGAAGAGCGCATACTTTTCGGGCGCAAGGATGAACGCACCGAAAAAATGCTCGCTCTCAAGCTTGCGATCCATCGCCGCCTGCTCGATCGCCTCAATCTTGCGATGCTTGATCAAGCTCCAGTCGAGCAGATCAAATCACAGATCTCTGCCATGCTTCCGGAACTGCTTGCCGATTTCGATGAACCGCTCAACCGCGAAGAGCGGGAGAAACTGGTTCAGGAACTCGTCGATGAATTGCTCGGGCTCGGACCGTTGGAGCCCCTCCTCGCGGACGATACGATCACCGATATTCTCGTAAACGGTCCGGACACGGTCTTCGTTGAGAAGCGCGGTATGCTGGAGCGTGTACCGACGCGTTTCCAGGACGAAAAACACCTGATGCGCGTGATCCAGAAGATCGTTAGCGCCGTTGGCCGCCGCGTTGATGAAAGCTCTCCTTTCGTGGATGCGCGCCTGGCCGACGGCTCGCGCGTAAACGCAATCGTGGCTCCGCTTGCGATTGACGGCTCACTCGTTTCGATCCGTAAGTTCGCCAAGAAGCCCATTAGCGTAGCCAAGATGATCGAGTTGGGCAGCGTGCCAGAGCAGATGGCCCCGGTCCTGGAAGCTATTGTTCGCTCCCGGCGAAACGTGCTGATCTCTGGTGGTACGGGCTCGGGTAAAACGACCCTGCTGAATGCCATGTCGTCCTACATCGACGAAGGCGAACGCATCGTCACGATCGAGGATTCCGCTGAACTTCAGCTCCAGCAGGATCACGTTGCGAGGCTCGAGACTCGCCCTCCGAACATTGAGGGTAAAGGTGAGGTAACGCAGCGCGACCTTGTGAAGAACGCCCTGCGTATGCGGCCAGACCGCATCATTGTCGGCGAAGTTCGTGCCGGTGAAGCATTCGATATGCTGCAAGCCATGAATACCGGCCATGACGGTTCAATGACCACTGTGCATGCCAATACCGCGCGTGATGCTCTCAGCCGTGTCGAACAAATGATCGGCATGAGCGGGATCGATATCACGTCGAAATCATCCCGCGCCCAGATTGCGGCAGCGATCAATGTGGTCGTGCAGGTCGGCCGGCTTTCTGACGGCCGCCGCAAGATCAAGAGCCTGTCCGAACTGACCGGCATGGAAGGCGAAACGGTTACGATGCAGGAAATCTTCCGCTACAAAATGACTGGCCGTGCGGACGATGGAGCAGTGCAGGGGCATTTTGAAGCCACCGGCATTCGACCGAAATTCCTCGATGAAGCGGAGGCCCATGGCATCAGCCTGCCCGCAGAATTGTTCCGTCCAGACGTGAAGCTGGGCTGA
- a CDS encoding helix-turn-helix domain-containing protein, whose product MIGTKPRQPDESDGTQRQRGQRLVLRLQTGVGQSGKAFDAEILNLSPSGMLVKTTARLSLDDPLHVVLPNTGPVAAKVVWFDELLYGCSFAAPLSDADIEAANAVAQGSEEGHGVDSETLGERIRRLRTRRGLPMRALADVIGVSKPTLWKWESDQVRPRHAKMQRLAVELGVSELELVYGAPSDGVEETGEPGSLADIVRQARKMIAEAAGVDESSVDVRIDWGEAD is encoded by the coding sequence GTGATCGGGACGAAACCCAGGCAACCGGATGAATCTGACGGCACCCAGCGACAGCGAGGGCAACGGCTGGTCCTGCGTCTGCAAACCGGGGTAGGACAGTCCGGCAAGGCGTTCGATGCTGAAATTCTCAACCTTTCTCCCAGTGGGATGCTGGTCAAGACCACCGCCAGGCTGTCGCTCGATGATCCGCTCCATGTCGTTTTACCCAACACCGGCCCTGTCGCGGCAAAGGTCGTGTGGTTTGACGAACTGCTTTACGGATGCAGTTTCGCGGCTCCGCTGAGCGACGCGGACATTGAAGCCGCGAATGCGGTGGCCCAAGGTTCGGAAGAAGGCCACGGCGTCGACAGCGAAACGCTTGGCGAACGTATCCGCAGGCTGCGCACCCGGCGCGGCCTACCGATGCGGGCGCTCGCAGACGTGATCGGGGTGAGCAAGCCGACCTTGTGGAAATGGGAAAGCGATCAGGTAAGGCCGCGCCATGCCAAGATGCAGCGCCTTGCGGTGGAACTTGGCGTATCGGAACTGGAGCTGGTGTACGGCGCGCCGAGCGACGGCGTCGAGGAGACGGGTGAACCAGGCTCGCTGGCAGACATTGTGCGTCAGGCTCGCAAGATGATTGCCGAGGCTGCCGGAGTGGACGAAAGCAGCGTCGATGTTCGGATCGACTGGGGCGAGGCTGACTGA
- a CDS encoding TadE/TadG family type IV pilus assembly protein, which translates to MMSNPASLARFLRDDRGASAAEFALVLPIMLLFLIGILDVGFYAWQINRGEKAVQIGARWAVATDLVPTTLRTYSFATDGGIEQGTIVPQSSFPKVTCDSNGCSQWGYDGAAFSAIVTRMQDIKSEIEPADVSIEYEWSGLGYAGDPNGPDVAPIVTVRLVNMTYEPLTSLIFGTVNLPNFTYSLTAEDGVGSFAN; encoded by the coding sequence ATGATGTCCAACCCTGCCTCTCTCGCTCGCTTTTTGCGCGATGATCGCGGAGCCAGTGCGGCCGAGTTCGCATTGGTCCTTCCGATCATGCTGCTCTTTCTCATCGGGATTCTCGACGTCGGGTTCTACGCGTGGCAGATCAATCGCGGTGAAAAGGCCGTCCAGATCGGCGCTCGGTGGGCGGTCGCGACAGACCTGGTTCCGACAACGCTAAGAACGTACAGTTTCGCCACTGACGGCGGAATCGAACAGGGCACTATCGTGCCGCAAAGCTCCTTCCCGAAAGTCACATGCGATTCAAATGGCTGTTCGCAGTGGGGATACGACGGCGCAGCGTTCAGCGCCATCGTCACCAGGATGCAGGATATCAAATCCGAAATCGAGCCTGCAGACGTTAGCATCGAATATGAGTGGTCCGGCCTTGGCTATGCCGGAGACCCCAATGGTCCCGATGTCGCCCCAATCGTGACTGTCAGGCTTGTCAACATGACCTACGAGCCCCTGACGAGCCTCATATTCGGTACGGTAAATTTGCCGAACTTCACTTATTCACTGACTGCCGAAGATGGCGTCGGATCTTTTGCGAACTGA
- a CDS encoding tetratricopeptide repeat protein, whose protein sequence is MKKVPATLAALAVMMPLSGCQSFIGAFDFGNHSRSAQPVFGEADLEEGRRMLADGNIGNAIPAFQRAALNRETAPQAANGLAVAFARLGRGDLAERYFKAAVTLDPHEPKFAANLERFYNSPLAQDMRTLNAQREEASKAFAKFQQSEEAIRPEPVSEQRVVTSGGQQRRITLERGARSQRVALGSSTPATPQTNSRVTMGKVDKAPTSAPMRVRVGGTQLFTNQSKRPAELHVQQSANYPVRVRIGKDTKPERAASADYPMRVSLRDRPATKASD, encoded by the coding sequence ATGAAGAAGGTACCTGCAACACTTGCCGCTTTGGCGGTCATGATGCCGCTTTCCGGTTGCCAGAGCTTCATCGGAGCGTTTGACTTCGGTAATCATTCACGCAGCGCGCAACCTGTTTTCGGGGAAGCGGATCTCGAAGAGGGTCGCCGCATGCTCGCCGATGGCAATATCGGCAATGCGATCCCGGCTTTCCAGCGGGCCGCGCTCAACCGCGAAACCGCCCCGCAGGCGGCGAACGGTCTTGCCGTGGCATTTGCGCGCCTTGGACGCGGTGATCTGGCAGAGCGGTATTTCAAGGCCGCTGTTACCTTGGACCCGCACGAGCCGAAATTCGCCGCCAACCTGGAGCGTTTTTACAATAGCCCGCTTGCTCAGGACATGCGCACCCTCAATGCCCAGCGCGAAGAAGCCAGCAAGGCCTTCGCGAAGTTCCAGCAATCGGAAGAGGCGATCCGGCCCGAGCCGGTGAGCGAACAGCGCGTTGTCACAAGTGGCGGACAGCAGCGCCGCATAACGCTTGAACGCGGTGCCCGTTCGCAGCGCGTCGCGCTAGGCTCGTCAACGCCAGCAACTCCGCAAACAAACTCACGTGTGACCATGGGCAAGGTAGACAAGGCGCCAACTTCCGCACCGATGCGTGTCAGGGTCGGCGGGACACAGCTGTTCACTAACCAATCAAAGCGCCCAGCAGAGTTGCACGTTCAGCAGTCGGCGAATTATCCGGTAAGGGTGCGCATCGGCAAGGATACCAAGCCTGAACGCGCAGCTTCCGCAGACTATCCAATGCGGGTAAGCTTGCGCGACCGTCCTGCGACCAAAGCTTCGGACTAA
- a CDS encoding AAA family ATPase: protein MTDFSDIYETDNGMTLPDGVHVFARDAALGNVTILEDTVVMHRIEPTDALPETAVRQASIAVVEIDSANPASLARLEMLRSMRPDMPVIAGLAAAPVSMVRSLLRKGVSDVLELPFSSEELVAAIIDVARSSAPAPSPVKLAPVVAVLGTAGGTGATTVATQLAPLLSAHMEQGGRTALMDLSLQSGDAAAYLDVRPRTAINHLFDAIGRIDDDMIRSVAIQCEGDVDLLAAPEDIEPIESVPAETINRIITETRKRYSCVVLDMPSTLTNWAMPILLSADVVVLVGVGRISALRHVKRKLSLLQMLGRDRNSISIVLNKTEGGLFKRSDVSQMEEVLNHEVEQILDSDPALIDEAQLQGRHVSSLQKRSRLAKQFAELASSVSQKIEKDV from the coding sequence ATGACCGATTTCTCAGACATCTATGAAACGGACAATGGTATGACCCTTCCCGACGGCGTGCACGTGTTCGCGCGTGATGCGGCACTGGGCAATGTGACAATCCTTGAAGACACGGTTGTAATGCACCGCATCGAGCCGACAGATGCCCTGCCCGAAACGGCTGTCAGACAAGCTTCAATCGCCGTGGTGGAAATCGATTCTGCAAACCCGGCGTCGCTAGCTCGGTTGGAAATGCTACGCTCGATGCGGCCTGATATGCCGGTAATCGCGGGCCTGGCGGCAGCCCCCGTTTCCATGGTCCGCTCGCTCCTTCGCAAAGGTGTGAGCGATGTCCTGGAACTGCCCTTTTCGAGCGAAGAGCTGGTTGCGGCGATTATTGACGTCGCGCGTTCATCAGCACCTGCTCCGTCACCTGTAAAACTTGCGCCGGTTGTCGCCGTGCTTGGGACTGCCGGAGGAACCGGTGCGACAACTGTCGCGACCCAGCTTGCGCCACTGCTCAGTGCTCATATGGAGCAAGGCGGGCGAACAGCGCTCATGGACCTATCCCTGCAAAGCGGTGATGCGGCAGCCTACCTCGACGTGCGCCCCCGGACGGCCATAAACCACCTGTTCGATGCGATCGGACGTATCGATGATGACATGATCCGCTCTGTCGCCATCCAATGCGAAGGCGATGTCGATCTGCTGGCTGCGCCGGAGGATATCGAACCGATTGAAAGCGTACCTGCGGAAACGATCAATCGGATCATCACTGAAACCCGCAAGCGTTACAGCTGTGTAGTACTCGACATGCCGTCCACACTTACGAACTGGGCGATGCCGATCCTGCTTTCCGCTGATGTCGTGGTTCTGGTCGGAGTTGGCCGGATTTCCGCATTGCGGCATGTGAAACGCAAGCTCTCGCTGCTCCAGATGCTGGGACGCGATCGCAATTCAATCTCTATTGTCCTGAACAAGACTGAAGGCGGCCTCTTCAAGCGGTCAGACGTTTCGCAGATGGAAGAAGTCCTGAATCACGAGGTTGAACAGATCCTCGACAGCGATCCAGCCTTGATCGATGAAGCTCAGTTGCAGGGCCGCCACGTATCGAGTTTGCAGAAGAGATCACGCCTCGCCAAGCAGTTTGCCGAACTGGCTAGCAGCGTTTCGCAAAAGATCGAGAAGGACGTCTGA
- a CDS encoding MATE family efflux transporter — MQDARSFEPTPAGGEGWRAEFFATLRLSWPLAAANLLQMLTYAVDVIFIARLGDAQLAASALAIALFGLVLWALSGLTGAVAPVASAELGERAPALRPVRRTVRMAMWMAVFAGIGGIGLCLLLGPLMRVTGQDAGIIGMATEYNTILVLSLIPMLLNNVLRHFVSTLDRPILATAITAAGIFVNALANYAFIFGNFGAPELGLRGAAVATIITTFVTLAAYVAVIRLDPKLHRYRIFGRWWAPDWQRFWLIFRIGLPIALTITAEAGIFGAAAFLMGNIGATQLAAHTVALQIAALAFQVPFGVGQAATIRVGYFYGARDPEGVRRAGWMSIWVGTGFMAITALAMILIPKLLIAIYVDPWDPKNAVLVGFALKYIVIAAAFQLFDGLQAVAAGALRGLQDTRVPMWIAAFAYWVPGIGTSLWLGFYTPLEGVGVWLGLAVGLFVAAILLTWRWAQRENLGLTTRPARSG; from the coding sequence TTGCAAGACGCTCGATCCTTCGAGCCCACGCCTGCGGGCGGCGAAGGCTGGCGCGCGGAGTTTTTCGCGACGTTGCGGCTGAGTTGGCCGCTGGCAGCTGCGAACCTGCTCCAGATGCTGACCTATGCGGTGGATGTCATTTTCATCGCGCGGCTCGGAGATGCGCAGCTTGCCGCATCGGCTTTGGCGATTGCCCTGTTCGGACTGGTCTTGTGGGCACTGTCCGGCCTTACCGGAGCGGTCGCTCCGGTCGCATCTGCAGAGCTTGGCGAACGCGCCCCTGCCTTGCGGCCAGTTCGCCGCACCGTCCGCATGGCAATGTGGATGGCAGTGTTCGCCGGCATCGGCGGGATCGGCCTTTGCCTGCTGCTGGGTCCGCTGATGCGGGTGACGGGTCAGGATGCCGGGATCATTGGCATGGCCACTGAGTACAATACGATCCTGGTGCTGTCGCTCATCCCGATGCTGCTCAACAATGTCCTGAGGCACTTCGTGTCGACGCTGGACCGACCGATCCTGGCCACCGCGATCACGGCTGCCGGCATCTTCGTCAACGCATTGGCCAATTACGCTTTTATTTTCGGCAATTTTGGTGCGCCCGAGCTCGGCCTGCGCGGCGCGGCCGTCGCAACTATAATCACGACCTTCGTGACGCTGGCCGCCTATGTCGCCGTAATCCGCCTCGACCCCAAGCTCCACCGCTACCGGATCTTTGGCCGCTGGTGGGCACCCGACTGGCAGCGGTTCTGGCTGATCTTCCGCATCGGCTTGCCGATTGCGCTGACCATCACCGCGGAGGCGGGCATTTTCGGTGCTGCAGCGTTCCTAATGGGCAATATCGGCGCGACGCAGCTTGCGGCGCACACGGTGGCCTTGCAGATTGCGGCGCTGGCATTTCAGGTGCCATTCGGCGTAGGCCAAGCAGCTACCATAAGGGTGGGTTATTTTTACGGCGCACGCGACCCCGAAGGGGTTCGCAGAGCTGGCTGGATGTCGATCTGGGTCGGCACCGGCTTCATGGCGATCACGGCCCTTGCCATGATCCTGATCCCCAAGCTGCTAATCGCGATCTATGTCGATCCGTGGGATCCGAAGAACGCGGTCCTGGTCGGCTTTGCGCTCAAATACATCGTCATAGCTGCAGCCTTTCAGCTGTTCGACGGTTTGCAGGCAGTGGCCGCCGGGGCGCTTCGAGGCTTGCAGGACACGCGGGTCCCGATGTGGATTGCAGCCTTCGCATACTGGGTGCCCGGTATCGGCACGTCGCTGTGGCTGGGATTTTACACGCCCCTGGAAGGCGTGGGCGTCTGGCTTGGCCTTGCAGTCGGATTGTTCGTGGCAGCGATCCTCCTGACGTGGCGGTGGGCACAGCGCGAAAACCTCGGCCTGACGACGCGCCCGGCCCGCTCCGGCTAG
- a CDS encoding type II secretion system F family protein has translation MTTEIIRIGFLLAIFAAAFLLFQTVGRIAAAKRAHIVATNRRMSLIQGGASREELYGELLKNRPREHSGMPGFLRNFVVTFEASVYASGISWSISQVVTAMVVGTALLFVIAIGIALGSGSDLGFGTLQLCLIFALAAGVMLPYLALRRLAAGRRKAMEKQFPVALDIFVRALRSGHPVASAIDLLTQEMEDPIGSEFGLVSDEITYGADLKDALEAMADRWQLEDMRMFVVSLSVQAETGGNLAEILENLSSVIRDRASLYMKVRALSSEGRMTGWMLTLLPVLTFVGGFLSSPKFYLNVADDPMFIAISIFLLVLYVIGLISIRKLTDLKV, from the coding sequence ATGACCACCGAGATCATCCGGATCGGTTTCTTGCTGGCGATCTTTGCAGCTGCCTTCCTGCTGTTTCAGACCGTCGGCCGGATCGCGGCTGCAAAACGAGCTCACATAGTAGCTACCAACCGTCGCATGTCGCTGATCCAAGGCGGAGCTTCGCGAGAAGAGCTCTACGGCGAACTGCTCAAAAACCGTCCGCGCGAACATTCCGGGATGCCTGGCTTCCTGCGCAACTTCGTGGTGACGTTCGAAGCCAGCGTCTATGCTTCGGGCATAAGCTGGAGCATTTCGCAGGTCGTGACTGCAATGGTCGTCGGCACGGCGCTTCTCTTTGTGATTGCAATCGGAATTGCTCTTGGTTCCGGATCCGACCTTGGCTTTGGCACCCTGCAATTGTGCCTCATCTTCGCTCTCGCTGCCGGTGTTATGCTGCCATATCTGGCACTACGCCGCCTTGCAGCCGGTCGGCGCAAAGCGATGGAAAAGCAGTTCCCCGTGGCGCTCGATATCTTCGTCCGCGCGCTACGTTCTGGCCACCCGGTCGCATCGGCGATCGATCTGCTCACCCAGGAAATGGAAGATCCGATCGGCTCCGAATTCGGATTGGTGAGCGACGAGATCACATACGGTGCCGATCTGAAAGATGCGCTGGAAGCAATGGCCGATCGGTGGCAACTCGAAGATATGCGAATGTTCGTCGTCTCACTCTCTGTCCAGGCGGAGACCGGCGGTAATCTCGCAGAAATCCTTGAAAATCTGTCATCTGTCATCCGTGATCGCGCATCACTCTACATGAAGGTGCGGGCGCTCAGCTCGGAAGGGCGCATGACTGGCTGGATGTTGACCTTGCTTCCTGTGCTGACTTTCGTCGGCGGGTTTCTCAGCTCGCCCAAATTTTATCTCAACGTGGCGGACGACCCCATGTTCATCGCCATCTCCATTTTTCTGCTGGTTCTCTACGTGATCGGCCTGATTTCCATCCGCAAACTGACGGACTTGAAAGTCTAG
- a CDS encoding A24 family peptidase, which yields MPITTLTFGVLLALSSIGAVSDIVRRKLPNLLSLVMAIAGLTLAFMVGGWEDLGWHAAHALVAFAIGYLMFILGIFGAGDGKFYAASATFFPLSQAPSLALAIVLSGGILAIFWIILKRMIKGMKRRKDDFAKLPYGVAIAVGAVGLASLGVL from the coding sequence ATGCCGATAACGACGCTCACTTTTGGCGTATTGCTCGCGCTGTCTTCCATTGGCGCTGTTTCCGATATCGTGCGGCGCAAGCTGCCGAACCTGCTTTCGCTCGTGATGGCGATTGCGGGTCTGACGCTGGCATTCATGGTCGGCGGCTGGGAAGATTTGGGATGGCATGCCGCGCATGCGCTGGTTGCATTCGCAATCGGCTATCTCATGTTCATATTGGGCATCTTCGGAGCAGGAGATGGTAAATTCTATGCAGCCTCCGCAACGTTTTTCCCGCTTTCGCAAGCGCCATCTCTTGCCCTCGCGATCGTGCTGTCCGGCGGCATCCTCGCGATCTTCTGGATCATTCTGAAGCGCATGATCAAGGGCATGAAACGCCGCAAGGATGATTTCGCCAAACTGCCTTACGGAGTGGCCATTGCCGTTGGTGCAGTCGGCTTGGCATCACTCGGTGTATTATGA